From Amphiprion ocellaris isolate individual 3 ecotype Okinawa unplaced genomic scaffold, ASM2253959v1 Aocel_unscaffolded329, whole genome shotgun sequence, a single genomic window includes:
- the LOC118470961 gene encoding LOW QUALITY PROTEIN: uncharacterized protein C4orf45 (The sequence of the model RefSeq protein was modified relative to this genomic sequence to represent the inferred CDS: inserted 2 bases in 2 codons) — translation MTQNNEAALEGPQHGQRMIFTGSNGIGDYRPRSNYFSRYIGVGAASPEATGDLGYLCRAAPXCPPPMPRQAYVGEXGWGWQYNQLLNSGTLLSNMQIKKTELRAALEDRITQRFQNKQ, via the exons ATGACGCAAAACAATGAAGCTGCTCTAGAAGGACCTCAGCACGGACAGAGGATGATTTTTACAG GGTCCAATGGAATTGGAGACTACAGGCCCAGATCCAATTATTTCTCCCGGTACATTGGTGTGGGCGCTGCATCACCTGAGGCCACGGGTGACCTCGGCTACTTGTGCCGAGCGGCGC CATGCCCACCACCCATGCCTAGGCAGGCCTATGTGGGGG GTGGCTGGGGATGGCAGTATAACCAGCTGTTGAACAGTGGGACGCTGCTCAGCAATATGCAAATTAAG AAGACTGAATTACGGGCAGCGTTGGAGGACAGAATCACTCAAAGGTTTCAGAATAAACAATAA